In a single window of the Candidatus Methylomirabilis tolerans genome:
- a CDS encoding fibronectin type III domain-containing protein — translation MHHPPYSSGSTHGSSTWMQWPYQSWGASVVLAGHDHDYERIIQGEFPYFVNGLGGRSIYSFGTPVSGSQVRYNGDYGAMLVDADEAGITFQFMSRTGTLIDTYTSTASHCVLAAPTNLTAKAVSISRIDLAWTDNAGNEDGFSIEQSLNGTSFTQIGRVGANVKTYSATGLSPSITYYYRVRAYNNASSSAYSNTVRVRTKRR, via the coding sequence ATGCACCATCCGCCGTATTCGTCAGGATCGACGCACGGATCGAGCACCTGGATGCAATGGCCGTATCAGAGCTGGGGCGCGAGCGTGGTCCTGGCCGGCCACGACCACGACTATGAGCGGATCATCCAAGGGGAATTTCCGTACTTCGTCAACGGCCTGGGCGGCAGGAGCATCTACTCGTTCGGGACGCCCGTGTCCGGCAGCCAGGTGCGGTACAACGGCGACTACGGCGCCATGCTGGTCGATGCGGACGAGGCCGGCATCACGTTCCAGTTCATGAGCCGTACCGGCACGCTCATCGATACCTACACATCGACTGCCAGCCATTGCGTGCTTGCAGCGCCGACCAATCTGACGGCAAAGGCGGTCTCGATCAGCCGGATCGACCTGGCGTGGACGGACAATGCCGGCAACGAAGACGGGTTCTCGATCGAGCAGTCGTTGAATGGGACCAGCTTTACACAGATCGGGCGGGTGGGTGCGAATGTCAAGACGTACTCGGCCACGGGTCTTTCGCCTTCGATCACCTACTATTACCGCGTCCGCGCCTACAACAACGCCAGCTCCTCCGCGTATTCCAACACTGTCCGAGTGAGGACGAAACGCAGATAG